From the Heptranchias perlo isolate sHepPer1 chromosome 26, sHepPer1.hap1, whole genome shotgun sequence genome, one window contains:
- the mrps15 gene encoding small ribosomal subunit protein uS15m, producing MWRRAVCALLELGDRGLSLGRSRAVRSLRCWAPGAIEFGVRLRPGSSLVQTVRCYASASRKSQELPSQLDDLAPTMLQKDYRDVELVNKTDDVVRRLLSLEMASHREKVKLKTSQLVEKVRRSPSDIGSTEVQIAILTAKIRNYQEHLQLHRKDKTNKRHMLLAIDRRKKLLKYLRRTRYEVFENVCTQLGIQYTFPPEYYRRVTQRWAAKKALCIRVFQEVQKLRAAERQKQKAAAAEKAQSVSKQVNEGTPV from the exons ATGTGGCGGCGGGCGGTGTGCGCGCTGCTGGAGCTCGGGGATCGCGGCCTGTCCCTGGGCCGGAGCCGGGCCGTCCGGTCCCTGCGCTGCTGGGCGCCGGGAGCAATCGAATTCGGCGTCAGGCTGCGGCCAG GTAGCAGTTTGGTGCAGACTGTACGCTGTTACGCCAGTGCCTCCAGGAAAAGTCAAG AACTTCCCAGCCAGCTGGATGATCTGGCACCGACCATGCTGCAGAAGGACTACAGGGACGTGGAATTAGTGAACAA GACCGATGATGTGGTTCGAAGGTTGCTCTCACTGGAAATGGCAAGTCAT AGAGAGAAGGTGAAACTGAAAACCAGCCAGCTGGTGGAGAAGGTGCGGAGGAGTCCCAGCGACATTGGCTCCACAGAAGTACAGA TTGCCATCTTAACAGCAAAAATTCGGAATTACCAGGAGCACCTGCAGCTACACAGGAAG GATAAGACCAACAAACGTCACATGCTGCTGGCGATCGACAGGCGGAAAAAGCTGCTGAAGTACCTGCGTCGAACTCGCTACGAGGTGTTTGAGAACGTGTGCACCCAGCTGGGCATTCAGTACACCTTTCCCCCCGAGTATTACAGGAGGGTGACACAGAGATGGGCTGCCAAGAAAGCTTTGTGCATAAGG GTGTTCCAGGAGGTGCAGAAACTGCGCGCTGCTGAACGGCAGAAGCAGAAGGCAGCGGCTGCAGAGAAAGCCCAGTCTGTCAGCAAGCAAGTGAATGAAGGCACACCGGTATGA